A single region of the Pseudorhodoplanes sp. genome encodes:
- a CDS encoding AsmA family protein has product MSAVTGFKRLGFAILALVLVTFGALAVVSFLVPADQVRDAVKAEIRAVTGLDPILRGETQVSLFPTGHVALSDIILGDANAAEPPLTAEKLTARLRFFPLLLGRIEVSDVSLVNPRIALILHKDGSSNWGPLLASLQRNFDPKVQAAEKTVSFSEILITGGNVWLQDEIRGVSERLRDVNMSLAWPAISKSFAATGRLIWRYEPMEVSVTLADFAAALQGDRSGLKIRASGQPLRAAFDGAMSLRPTLKIDGALAADSSSLRRALIWAGGQPLPGGGFGKFSLKAQTNVVAGTIALTQVNLEIDGNITEGVLTFAVNGRQVVQGTLAADEIDLTPYLSTIRLLAVSDREWSRTPLNLEGLAANELDLRLSAARMTIGSAKLGRTAIAANLRNGRMTVTVGESQAFGGVIKGSLGLAASPRGADFKSQLQFSNVDLENCIGELFGIRRIEGKGNLNLTLDGSGPNVHALTRTLNGTVTLTGNKGALTGLNVEQLLRRLERRPLSGGSEFRTGRTPFETLNVDIKVMQGLANVEKVALEGPAVNVSMTGSASIPARDLDLQGTATLLGASSSEGRTTFELPFVVYGHWDDPVMLPDPQILIRRSGAAAPLLNAVRDRRTRDAVRSTIEKLSGKSMPASATPDETPAAAPASGTQDAAE; this is encoded by the coding sequence TTGTCCGCAGTCACCGGCTTCAAGCGCCTGGGATTTGCCATCCTTGCCCTCGTGCTGGTCACGTTCGGGGCGCTGGCGGTGGTCTCCTTCCTGGTTCCGGCCGACCAGGTCCGCGATGCGGTCAAAGCCGAAATCCGGGCGGTGACCGGGCTCGACCCGATCCTGCGCGGGGAGACGCAGGTTTCGCTGTTCCCCACGGGGCACGTCGCCCTCTCCGACATCATCCTCGGCGACGCCAATGCGGCGGAGCCGCCGCTGACGGCGGAAAAGCTGACCGCACGGCTGCGCTTCTTCCCGCTGCTGCTCGGCCGCATCGAGGTCTCCGACGTTTCGCTGGTCAATCCGCGCATCGCGCTGATCCTGCACAAGGACGGCTCGTCGAACTGGGGGCCGCTGCTCGCATCCCTGCAGCGCAATTTCGATCCCAAGGTGCAGGCGGCCGAGAAGACGGTGTCATTCTCGGAAATCCTGATCACCGGCGGCAATGTCTGGCTGCAGGATGAAATCCGGGGCGTTTCCGAGCGACTGCGCGATGTGAATATGTCGCTGGCCTGGCCGGCCATTTCCAAGAGCTTCGCCGCCACCGGCCGGCTGATCTGGCGCTACGAGCCGATGGAGGTGAGCGTCACGCTCGCCGATTTCGCCGCGGCCTTGCAGGGCGACCGTTCGGGGCTGAAAATCCGCGCCTCCGGTCAGCCGCTGAGAGCCGCCTTTGACGGCGCCATGAGCCTGCGCCCGACGCTGAAGATCGACGGCGCGCTGGCGGCGGATTCCAGCTCGCTGCGCCGCGCCCTGATCTGGGCCGGCGGCCAGCCGTTGCCGGGCGGCGGCTTCGGCAAATTCTCGCTGAAGGCGCAGACCAATGTGGTGGCCGGCACCATCGCGCTGACACAAGTCAATCTGGAAATCGACGGCAATATCACCGAGGGCGTGCTGACCTTCGCCGTCAATGGCCGCCAAGTGGTGCAGGGCACGCTAGCGGCGGATGAAATCGATCTGACGCCCTATCTGTCCACTATCCGCCTGCTCGCCGTCAGCGATCGCGAATGGAGCCGCACCCCGCTCAATCTTGAAGGCCTCGCCGCCAACGAGCTCGACCTGCGGCTCTCCGCCGCCAGAATGACGATCGGCTCGGCGAAGCTCGGCCGCACCGCGATCGCCGCCAATCTGCGCAATGGACGCATGACAGTCACTGTTGGAGAATCGCAAGCCTTCGGCGGCGTGATCAAGGGTTCGCTCGGCCTCGCCGCGTCCCCGCGCGGCGCCGATTTCAAATCGCAGCTGCAATTCTCCAATGTTGATCTGGAAAACTGCATTGGCGAATTATTCGGCATCCGCCGCATCGAGGGCAAAGGCAATCTCAATCTGACCCTCGACGGTTCCGGTCCGAATGTGCATGCGCTGACCCGCACGCTGAACGGCACCGTAACGCTGACCGGCAACAAGGGCGCACTGACGGGACTGAATGTGGAGCAATTGCTGCGGCGGCTGGAGCGGCGTCCGCTCTCCGGCGGCAGCGAATTCCGCACCGGCCGCACACCGTTCGAGACCCTCAACGTTGACATCAAGGTCATGCAGGGACTTGCCAATGTCGAGAAAGTGGCATTGGAAGGCCCCGCGGTGAACGTGTCGATGACCGGCAGTGCCTCCATCCCCGCGCGCGACCTTGATCTGCAAGGCACCGCCACCCTGCTCGGCGCGAGCAGCAGCGAGGGCCGCACCACATTCGAATTGCCGTTTGTGGTCTATGGCCATTGGGACGATCCGGTGATGCTGCCCGATCCGCAAATCCTGATCCGCCGCTCCGGCGCAGCGGCACCGCTGCTCAATGCGGTGCGCGACCGCCGCACCCGCGACGCTGTGCGCTCGACCATCGAGAAGCTCAGCGGCAAGTCCATGCCGGCGTCTGCGACACCGGACGAAACGCCGGCGGCGGCGCCGGCAAGCGGCACGCAGGACGCGGCGGAATAA
- a CDS encoding SRPBCC family protein, which produces MTAPVSVKVSRVFEATAERVFDAWLDPAMIGRFMFGPALREETIIHLKVDARVGGAFSFKVDRAGQEIDHIGVYREIDRPRRLVFTWGIAGTSDGESVVTIDITPRDGGCDLTLVHEMQPQWADYAGRVEQGWTTMLTALGKTL; this is translated from the coding sequence ATGACTGCGCCAGTCAGTGTGAAGGTCTCACGCGTCTTTGAAGCGACGGCCGAACGCGTCTTCGACGCCTGGCTCGATCCGGCGATGATTGGCCGCTTCATGTTCGGTCCGGCCTTGCGGGAGGAGACGATCATTCACCTGAAGGTTGATGCGCGCGTCGGCGGCGCATTCTCGTTCAAGGTCGACCGCGCAGGGCAGGAGATCGACCATATTGGCGTCTATCGCGAGATCGACCGCCCGCGCCGCCTCGTCTTTACGTGGGGCATCGCCGGAACGTCGGACGGCGAAAGTGTGGTCACCATCGACATAACGCCGCGCGATGGTGGCTGCGACTTGACGCTCGTGCATGAAATGCAACCGCAATGGGCGGATTATGCGGGCCGCGTGGAGCAGGGCTGGACCACCATGCTGACGGCGCTCGGCAAGACGCTCTGA
- a CDS encoding SRPBCC family protein, protein MTGYGVVTAPQTVRLERLLPGPPERIWAYLTESEKRGKWLAPGEMELRVGGRVTLNFLHADLSSEKAVPEKYKAMECGHVMQGMITRCEPPHVLAYTWGHPQDSEVTFELFARGDKTLLVITHVRLGDRGNMLSVAAGWHAHTDILEDQLNGVEPRPFWTTHARLEAEYDRRLAP, encoded by the coding sequence ATGACTGGGTATGGCGTTGTCACCGCGCCGCAGACCGTCAGGCTTGAACGGCTTTTGCCGGGTCCACCCGAGCGCATCTGGGCTTACCTGACCGAGTCCGAAAAGCGCGGCAAATGGCTTGCTCCGGGCGAGATGGAGCTGCGCGTCGGCGGCAGGGTCACGCTCAATTTCCTGCACGCCGATCTCTCCTCCGAAAAAGCGGTTCCCGAAAAATACAAGGCGATGGAATGTGGCCATGTCATGCAGGGCATGATCACGCGCTGCGAGCCGCCGCATGTGCTGGCCTATACCTGGGGGCATCCGCAGGATTCCGAAGTCACGTTCGAGTTGTTTGCGCGCGGCGACAAGACATTGCTGGTCATCACCCATGTCCGCCTCGGCGATCGCGGCAACATGCTCAGCGTCGCCGCCGGATGGCACGCGCATACCGATATTCTGGAAGACCAGCTGAACGGCGTTGAACCGCGGCCATTCTGGACGACCCATGCGAGGCTTGAAGCCGAATATGACCGCCGGCTTGCACCGTGA
- a CDS encoding metalloregulator ArsR/SmtB family transcription factor, producing the protein MSLETALDHTLMALADPTRRAILQRLTQGEARVTELAKPFDMSLNAVSKHIQVLERAHLVKRRKVGREHFLAANPEPLDAAAAWIEKQRAFWSQRLDLLERELKKLDANQDKRRKT; encoded by the coding sequence ATGAGCCTGGAAACGGCCCTTGATCACACCCTGATGGCGCTCGCAGACCCGACGCGGCGGGCCATTCTGCAGCGGCTCACGCAGGGTGAGGCGCGGGTGACGGAACTTGCGAAACCCTTCGACATGTCGCTGAACGCGGTGTCGAAGCACATCCAGGTGCTGGAGCGCGCCCATCTGGTGAAGCGGCGCAAGGTCGGCCGCGAGCATTTCCTCGCCGCCAATCCGGAGCCGCTCGATGCCGCGGCGGCGTGGATCGAGAAGCAGCGGGCGTTCTGGAGCCAGCGGCTCGATCTGCTGGAACGGGAATTGAAGAAGCTCGATGCCAATCAGGACAAGCGGAGGAAGACATGA
- a CDS encoding DUF6460 domain-containing protein, protein MHRLILTLMKIVIASLIVGTILSHFGITSEKLMSEVGLTPERIAEMGRQAWDWALPNVMLGAIFILPIWFVIFLFTPAGPSRE, encoded by the coding sequence ATGCACCGCCTGATCCTGACCCTGATGAAGATCGTGATCGCCTCGCTGATCGTCGGCACCATTCTTTCGCATTTCGGCATCACCAGCGAAAAGCTCATGAGCGAAGTCGGGCTGACGCCGGAGCGCATCGCCGAGATGGGGCGTCAGGCCTGGGACTGGGCTTTGCCCAATGTGATGCTGGGCGCGATCTTCATTCTGCCGATCTGGTTCGTGATCTTCCTGTTCACGCCGGCGGGGCCGAGCCGGGAGTAG
- a CDS encoding ABC transporter permease, whose product MLRGFSRFNLASLALGLAFLYLPIVILVIYSFNDSRLVTVWGGWSTRWYRALLDDSAMLQAAWVSLRIALLSATAATVLGTLAALALVRAGHFRGRLPFSAMIYAPLVLPEVIIGLSLLLLFVALNVDRGFWTTTLAHTTLTMCFVTVIVQSRLLSFDWSLEEAAMDLGCPPMRAFLTVTLPLILPAIISGWMLAFTLSLDDFVIASFTTGPGATTLPIRIYSEVRLGVKPEINAISTLMIATVAVIVVMASLLSKRNADREQHGALGAPM is encoded by the coding sequence ATGCTGCGCGGCTTCTCCCGTTTCAATCTGGCATCGCTGGCCCTGGGCTTGGCCTTCCTCTATCTGCCGATCGTTATTCTCGTCATCTATTCGTTCAACGATTCCAGGCTGGTGACGGTCTGGGGCGGCTGGTCGACGCGCTGGTACCGCGCATTGCTGGACGACAGCGCCATGCTGCAGGCCGCCTGGGTGTCGCTGCGCATCGCGCTTTTGTCGGCCACCGCCGCGACCGTGCTCGGCACGCTTGCCGCACTTGCGCTGGTCCGGGCGGGGCATTTTCGTGGTCGTCTGCCATTCTCGGCGATGATCTATGCGCCGCTGGTGCTGCCCGAAGTGATCATCGGGCTGTCGCTGCTGCTGCTGTTCGTCGCGCTCAATGTCGACCGCGGCTTCTGGACCACGACGCTCGCCCACACCACGCTGACCATGTGCTTCGTCACCGTGATCGTGCAGTCGCGGCTTCTGTCTTTCGACTGGTCGCTGGAAGAGGCGGCGATGGATCTGGGATGCCCTCCCATGCGCGCATTTCTCACGGTCACGCTGCCGCTGATCCTGCCGGCCATCATCTCCGGCTGGATGCTCGCCTTCACGCTGTCGCTCGACGATTTCGTGATCGCAAGCTTCACCACCGGCCCCGGCGCCACGACCTTGCCGATCCGCATCTATTCGGAAGTGCGCCTCGGCGTGAAACCGGAAATCAACGCCATCAGCACACTGATGATCGCGACGGTCGCGGTCATCGTCGTGATGGCCTCGCTTCTGTCCAAGCGCAATGCCGACCGCGAGCAGCACGGCGCGCTCGGCGCGCCGATGTAA
- a CDS encoding ABC transporter permease subunit — protein MSQTGLAQTRWGRRLVIALPYLWLAVFFIVPFLIVARLSLSQTTLAQPPYTPVFDPSAGWEGLKNFVGALSFDNYRFLFSDMLYIGSYLKSLWIALVSTILLAILGLPVAYAVARAPRRWQPLLITAVILPFWTAFLIRVYAWINILQREGLLNDVLMALRIIDAPVGWLASDTAVYIGIVYSYLPFMVLPVYATLEKMDEALLEAAADLGCPRWKAFWLITLPVALPGIFAGALLCFIPIVGEFVIPDLLGGSQSIMIGQTLWTEFFSNKDWPVASALAIVLFALLLIPIMIYQRLQTRKVEGR, from the coding sequence ATGTCGCAGACCGGACTGGCGCAGACAAGGTGGGGCAGGCGGCTCGTGATTGCGCTGCCTTATCTCTGGCTTGCGGTGTTCTTCATCGTGCCGTTCCTGATCGTGGCCAGGCTCAGCCTGTCACAGACGACATTGGCTCAGCCGCCCTACACGCCGGTATTCGATCCGAGTGCCGGCTGGGAGGGGTTGAAGAATTTTGTCGGCGCGCTGTCGTTCGACAATTACCGTTTTCTGTTCAGCGACATGCTTTACATCGGCTCCTATCTCAAAAGCCTGTGGATCGCGCTGGTCTCGACCATTCTGCTCGCGATCCTCGGTCTGCCGGTCGCCTACGCGGTGGCGCGCGCGCCGCGCCGCTGGCAGCCGCTGCTGATCACCGCGGTGATCCTGCCGTTCTGGACCGCCTTTCTCATCCGCGTCTATGCCTGGATCAACATCCTGCAGCGCGAGGGTCTGCTCAATGACGTGCTGATGGCGCTGCGCATCATCGACGCGCCGGTCGGCTGGCTCGCGAGCGACACCGCGGTCTATATCGGCATCGTCTATTCCTACCTGCCGTTCATGGTGCTGCCGGTTTACGCGACGCTGGAGAAGATGGACGAGGCGCTCCTGGAAGCCGCGGCCGATCTCGGCTGTCCGCGCTGGAAGGCCTTCTGGCTGATCACGCTGCCGGTCGCGCTGCCAGGCATTTTTGCCGGCGCGCTGCTCTGCTTCATCCCCATCGTCGGCGAATTCGTCATCCCCGATCTCCTGGGTGGCTCGCAATCGATCATGATTGGGCAGACGCTGTGGACGGAATTCTTCTCCAACAAGGACTGGCCGGTCGCCTCCGCGCTCGCCATCGTCTTGTTCGCGCTGCTGCTCATTCCGATCATGATCTATCAGCGTCTGCAGACCCGCAAAGTGGAGGGCCGCTGA
- a CDS encoding ABC transporter ATP-binding protein: MGTDRAGWTGDAAERGPLVRFERVTKRYGGVEAVRDLSLEIGTGEFFALLGPSGCGKSTLLRMLAGFETPDEGRILLDGEDIVAVPPHLRPVNMMFQSYALFPHLTVAGNIAFGLKQEHLPKSEIDARVAAMLSLVQLDKLAVRKPHQLSGGQRQRVALARALVKRPKVFLLDEPLAALDKKLRTETQFELMALQENLGLSFIIVTHDQEEAMTMADRIGVMNHGRLAQVGTAAEIYEQPATRWVAEFIGDVNLLEGTVSEAAGEAVTVTTSAGPLRATSPAAVKSGDNVAVAIRPEKFRISQEKPHMQANCLSGEVLDIGYLGDMSLYKIKLDTGVVVRAASLNMTRLLHRPIGWNERVFLSVAPDAAIVLTG, from the coding sequence ATGGGGACCGACCGCGCCGGCTGGACCGGCGATGCGGCAGAACGCGGGCCGCTGGTGCGTTTCGAGCGCGTGACCAAGCGTTATGGCGGCGTCGAGGCGGTGCGCGATCTCTCGCTCGAGATCGGCACCGGCGAATTCTTCGCGCTGCTCGGTCCCTCCGGTTGCGGCAAATCCACGCTGCTGCGCATGCTGGCCGGCTTCGAGACGCCGGATGAGGGCCGCATCCTGCTCGATGGTGAGGATATTGTGGCAGTGCCGCCGCATCTGCGGCCCGTGAACATGATGTTCCAGAGCTACGCGCTGTTTCCGCACCTGACCGTCGCCGGCAATATCGCCTTCGGTCTCAAGCAGGAGCACTTGCCGAAATCCGAGATCGACGCGCGGGTTGCAGCGATGCTCTCGCTGGTGCAGCTCGACAAGCTGGCCGTCCGCAAGCCGCATCAATTGTCCGGCGGACAGCGCCAGCGCGTCGCGCTCGCCCGCGCGCTGGTGAAGCGGCCGAAAGTGTTCCTGCTCGACGAGCCGCTGGCGGCGCTCGACAAGAAGCTGCGCACCGAAACGCAATTCGAACTGATGGCGCTGCAGGAAAATCTCGGCCTCTCCTTCATCATCGTCACCCACGACCAGGAAGAGGCGATGACCATGGCCGACCGCATCGGCGTGATGAATCACGGCCGCCTCGCGCAAGTCGGCACCGCTGCGGAAATCTATGAGCAGCCGGCGACGCGCTGGGTCGCCGAATTCATCGGCGACGTGAATCTGCTGGAAGGCACGGTGAGCGAGGCGGCGGGGGAGGCGGTTACCGTCACCACCAGCGCCGGGCCGCTGCGCGCCACCAGTCCGGCCGCGGTGAAATCCGGCGACAATGTCGCGGTCGCCATCCGCCCGGAGAAATTCCGCATCTCGCAGGAGAAGCCGCATATGCAGGCCAACTGCCTCTCCGGGGAGGTCCTCGATATCGGCTATCTCGGCGACATGTCGCTCTACAAAATCAAGCTCGACACCGGCGTGGTTGTGAGGGCGGCAAGCCTGAACATGACCCGCCTCCTGCATCGGCCGATCGGCTGGAACGAGCGTGTCTTTCTCAGCGTCGCGCCCGACGCCGCCATCGTGCTGACGGGCTGA
- a CDS encoding response regulator — translation MPSWNSKDIDALVKATRTLVVDDDHYMRKLLRSLLLSNGIKDINEAHSGSAGLDAICAFNPDVVLLSWDMPDNGGAEFMRRVRSPETFPVPHVPVVMLTSNHSRETVVNAVRAGVNEFLCKPVSAKALYERILSIRAKPRPMIRKGDYYGPEPRKMVTPPKSAVTVPEIRQA, via the coding sequence ATGCCTTCATGGAATTCCAAGGATATCGATGCATTGGTCAAGGCCACCCGCACGCTGGTGGTCGATGACGATCACTACATGCGCAAGCTCCTGCGCAGCCTGCTGCTGTCGAACGGCATCAAGGACATCAACGAGGCGCATAGCGGCAGCGCCGGGCTGGACGCGATCTGCGCCTTCAATCCTGACGTCGTCCTGCTGAGCTGGGATATGCCCGACAATGGCGGCGCCGAATTCATGCGGCGGGTGCGCTCGCCGGAGACGTTTCCGGTCCCGCATGTGCCGGTGGTGATGCTGACCAGCAACCACAGCCGTGAAACCGTCGTGAACGCCGTGCGCGCTGGCGTGAACGAGTTCCTCTGCAAGCCGGTTTCCGCCAAGGCGCTGTATGAGCGCATCCTGTCAATTCGGGCCAAGCCGCGGCCGATGATCCGCAAGGGCGACTATTACGGGCCGGAGCCGCGCAAGATGGTGACGCCACCGAAATCGGCGGTCACTGTGCCGGAAATCCGGCAGGCCTGA
- the glpK gene encoding glycerol kinase GlpK, which produces MDALIAIDQGTTSTRSIVFDRHLKPLAIAQREFAQIYPSPGWVEHDPEEIWSTTLVTLREAVTVAGLAAKDIAGIGITNQRETTLIWDRSTGKPIHNAIVWQDRRTAPLCDKLREAGHEATVSQHTGLLLDPYFSATKIAWLLDNVSGARAAAEAGQLAFGTVDTFLLWRLTGGRVHVTDATNAARTLLLDIRSGQWDARLCELFRIPMSLLPEVRDCVSDFGTTDLLGGTTGILGIAGDQQAATVGQGCFRPGMMKSTYGTGCFALLNTGVTPVASRNRLLTTIAYQFGGKRTYALEGAIFIAGAAVQWLRDAMKLVATAPDINALAARADPSEEVYLVPAFVGLGAPYWDTQARGAIYGLTRNAGAAELARAALESVAYQTRDLLDAMRGDWPQMGSDTVLRVDGGLTASDLTMQFLADMLGAPVDRPAVKETTAIGAAYLAGLGAGVCPDIDSFAGNWRSERRFLPAMDDTQRALKYAGWQEAVRRTLTRH; this is translated from the coding sequence ATGGATGCGCTCATTGCCATTGATCAGGGCACGACTTCGACGCGCAGCATCGTTTTCGATCGCCATCTGAAGCCGCTGGCAATCGCGCAACGCGAATTTGCGCAGATTTATCCATCTCCCGGCTGGGTCGAACATGATCCGGAAGAAATCTGGTCGACAACCCTCGTCACGCTGCGCGAGGCGGTAACAGTAGCGGGTCTCGCCGCAAAGGATATCGCCGGCATCGGCATCACCAACCAGCGCGAGACGACCCTGATCTGGGATCGCTCGACCGGCAAGCCGATTCACAATGCCATCGTCTGGCAGGACCGGCGCACCGCGCCGCTATGCGACAAGCTGCGGGAGGCCGGGCACGAGGCGACAGTGTCACAGCACACCGGCCTGTTGCTCGACCCTTATTTCTCCGCCACGAAAATCGCCTGGCTGCTCGACAACGTCTCCGGCGCCCGCGCGGCGGCGGAGGCGGGCCAGCTTGCCTTCGGTACGGTCGACACATTTTTGCTGTGGCGGCTGACCGGCGGTCGCGTCCACGTAACTGATGCCACCAATGCCGCGCGCACCCTGCTGCTGGATATTCGCAGCGGCCAATGGGATGCGAGGCTGTGCGAGCTGTTTCGCATTCCGATGAGTCTGTTGCCGGAGGTGCGCGACTGCGTCAGCGATTTCGGCACAACAGATTTGCTCGGCGGCACCACAGGAATTCTGGGCATCGCCGGGGACCAGCAGGCGGCCACCGTCGGGCAGGGCTGTTTCCGGCCGGGCATGATGAAATCGACCTACGGCACCGGCTGCTTCGCCTTGCTCAATACGGGCGTCACGCCCGTCGCCTCGCGCAACCGCCTGCTCACCACCATCGCCTATCAGTTCGGGGGCAAGCGCACTTATGCCTTGGAAGGCGCGATCTTCATTGCCGGTGCCGCGGTGCAATGGCTGCGTGATGCGATGAAGCTTGTCGCCACCGCGCCCGACATCAACGCGCTGGCGGCGCGTGCCGACCCGAGCGAGGAGGTGTATCTGGTGCCGGCTTTCGTCGGCCTCGGCGCGCCTTACTGGGACACCCAGGCACGCGGGGCGATCTACGGTCTCACCCGCAACGCCGGCGCGGCGGAGCTTGCACGCGCGGCGCTCGAGTCGGTCGCCTATCAGACCCGCGATCTGCTGGACGCCATGCGCGGCGACTGGCCGCAGATGGGGAGCGACACAGTTCTGCGCGTTGATGGCGGGCTTACCGCCAGCGACCTCACCATGCAATTCCTCGCCGACATGCTCGGCGCGCCGGTCGATCGCCCTGCCGTGAAGGAAACCACCGCCATCGGTGCTGCTTATCTCGCCGGCCTGGGCGCCGGCGTGTGCCCGGACATCGACAGCTTTGCCGGCAACTGGAGGAGCGAACGGCGCTTCCTGCCGGCCATGGATGACACGCAGCGCGCGCTCAAATATGCCGGCTGGCAGGAGGCCGTGCGCCGCACGTTAACCCGTCATTGA
- a CDS encoding glycerol-3-phosphate dehydrogenase, whose product MADPDLAQYDLAIIGGGINGVGIARDAAGRGLRVLLVEQNDLASGTSSTSTKLIHGGLRYLEHGAFLLVREALAEREVLWRLAPHIIWPLRFTLPPQPEQRSPLLLRLGLFIYDHLGGRKILPATKTIDLTHHPVGAPLKRRYRFAFQYSDCWVDDARLVVLNAVDAAERGAVIRTRTRCVRAERSDIWRLVLMSRGRREVVTARVLVNASGPWVGAVMDNVLRTQEAAHARLVKGSHIVVPKLFDHDSAYIFQNSDGRIVFALPYERDFTLIGTTDEDFVGDPAGVAPSHAEINYLCKVVMDYFRAVIGPADVVWSFAGVRSLYDDGSKKAKDTTRDYHLVLDEGFRRAPLLTIYGGKITTYRRLAEVALKRMAHFFVTRPAWTATAPLPGGDFAHDAVDSKIAQARRTWPFLTEGHARRLVRAYGTRIDRVLGEAKAFADLGACFGADLTEAEVRYLMTQEWTQEPDDILWRRTKLGLRFDAGQQAALAAFMAGSAVNAAE is encoded by the coding sequence ATGGCAGACCCGGACCTGGCGCAATACGACCTCGCCATCATCGGCGGTGGCATCAATGGCGTCGGCATCGCCCGCGACGCCGCCGGGCGCGGTCTGCGCGTGCTGCTGGTGGAGCAGAACGACCTGGCCTCGGGAACCTCGTCGACCTCCACCAAGCTTATCCATGGCGGGCTGCGCTATCTCGAACACGGCGCTTTTCTGCTGGTGCGCGAGGCGCTGGCCGAGCGCGAGGTGCTGTGGCGGCTCGCGCCGCATATCATCTGGCCGCTGCGCTTCACGCTGCCGCCGCAGCCGGAGCAGCGCTCGCCGCTGCTGCTGCGTCTGGGCCTGTTCATCTACGACCATCTCGGCGGCCGCAAAATCCTGCCGGCCACCAAGACGATCGATCTCACCCATCATCCGGTCGGGGCGCCGCTGAAACGGCGCTATCGCTTCGCCTTCCAGTATTCCGATTGCTGGGTGGACGACGCACGCCTTGTTGTGCTGAACGCGGTCGATGCCGCCGAGCGAGGCGCGGTTATTCGCACCCGCACCAGATGCGTACGCGCCGAGCGGTCCGATATCTGGCGCCTCGTCCTGATGTCGCGCGGCCGGCGCGAAGTCGTCACCGCGCGTGTGTTGGTGAATGCGTCGGGACCCTGGGTCGGCGCGGTGATGGACAATGTGCTGCGCACGCAGGAGGCCGCGCACGCGCGGCTGGTCAAGGGCAGCCACATCGTGGTGCCAAAGCTGTTCGACCACGATAGCGCCTATATCTTCCAGAACAGCGACGGTCGGATCGTTTTTGCGCTGCCTTATGAGCGGGATTTCACGCTGATCGGCACCACCGACGAGGATTTCGTGGGCGACCCGGCGGGCGTTGCGCCCTCGCATGCCGAGATCAATTATCTCTGCAAGGTGGTGATGGACTATTTCCGCGCTGTCATCGGCCCGGCCGATGTCGTGTGGTCATTCGCCGGGGTGCGCTCGCTATATGACGACGGCTCGAAAAAGGCGAAGGACACCACGCGCGACTATCATCTTGTGCTCGACGAAGGATTCCGCCGGGCGCCGCTCCTCACCATCTATGGCGGCAAGATCACTACCTATCGCCGCCTGGCGGAAGTCGCGCTCAAGCGCATGGCGCATTTCTTTGTCACACGCCCGGCCTGGACGGCGACGGCCCCGTTGCCGGGCGGAGATTTTGCGCACGATGCGGTGGACTCCAAGATCGCGCAGGCGCGCCGCACCTGGCCGTTCCTCACGGAAGGTCACGCGCGGCGCCTCGTCCGCGCTTACGGCACCCGCATCGATCGCGTGCTGGGCGAAGCGAAGGCATTCGCCGATCTCGGCGCCTGTTTCGGCGCCGATCTCACCGAGGCGGAGGTGCGCTATCTGATGACGCAGGAATGGACGCAGGAGCCGGACGATATTCTGTGGCGGCGGACCAAGCTCGGCCTGCGGTTCGATGCCGGCCAGCAGGCGGCGCTCGCGGCTTTTATGGCCGGCAGCGCTGTGAACGCGGCGGAGTAA